Proteins encoded in a region of the Salvia splendens isolate huo1 unplaced genomic scaffold, SspV2 ctg766, whole genome shotgun sequence genome:
- the LOC121791283 gene encoding uncharacterized protein LOC121791283, translated as MKEKSSRLKQLISMVGCMTRAKCIAVRSKTDAMRALLMLTSLTLISKKKSFSIATITTKINHIFHHHHHESGDEIDDNDPSKAIVLYSSNSAASCCKDISGGCETIREFYGGGDDDDDKYPDLRHSLFEEEEKELAELLDDPNSQI; from the coding sequence ATGAAGGAAAAAAGTTCGAGGTTGAAGCAGCTGATATCAATGGTGGGTTGCATGACCAGAGCCAAATGCATAGCCGTCAGAAGCAAAACCGACGCCATGAGAGCGCTCCTCATGCTCACATCTCTCACGCTTATCTCCAAGAAGAAAAGCTTCTCCATCGCCACCATCACCACCAAGATCAACCACAttttccaccaccaccaccacgaaTCTGGTGACGAAATCGACGACAATGATCCGAGCAAGGCGATCGTCCTCTACAGCAGCAACTCCGCGGCCAGCTGCTGCAAAGACATCAGCGGCGGATGTGAAACTATACGAGAATTCTACGGTGGCGGCGACGACGATGATGATAAATATCCAGATCTGAGGCACTCGCTGttcgaggaggaggagaaggagctGGCGGAGCTGCTGGATGATCCGAATTCGCAGATTTGA